A stretch of DNA from Nonlabens ponticola:
AATCGTTTCTGGCGCTGGCATGACGTCCATAGGAACCTGCAGTAAGTTGAGCTCCTCATTGTAATTAGTACCCCATTGTGTGGTTTGCTTATTGAGAATGAGCTGCCAATTTTCCTCGCCAGGAATAGTATAGATGCTGTAAGTTCCTGCTGGTACTTCTTGATCAGCAATTTTTACTGGTTTGTAAAAGGTGATCTCGGTGGCTTCATTGGCACCGGTTCTCCAGACTTGGTTGTAAGGAACCAGTTTGCCAAATACTTCACGATCATTTTTTGACGGTCGGCTATAAATGACACGAGCGATAGCAGCACGATCTTCACCACGATAAATCACGACATCCAGCGGGCTTTTATCAAGGCCTGAGAATTTGAGATCTTGACCTGTGGATAGACCAGAAACTAGCGCGATAATGAGCAGAATGATAGTGTTTTTCATGATGTAAAAGTTCTATTCAAATTAATGATGTTAATCACTGTGTCCTTATTAATAGTATGTTAATAACTTAGAGGTCAAAATGCAGGGCAAATCCCTGTAAACACTAACGTTTCGTTATATTTGTTTAGTACCCAATTATAGTAAATAATCACACTGATTTTATGAGTGAAGAAAACAAGAAAAATTACGGCGCCGATCAAATACAAGCGCTGGAAGGAATGGAGCATGTGCGCATGCGCCCGTCAATGTATATAGGTGATG
This window harbors:
- a CDS encoding DUF2911 domain-containing protein, encoding MKNTIILLIIALVSGLSTGQDLKFSGLDKSPLDVVIYRGEDRAAIARVIYSRPSKNDREVFGKLVPYNQVWRTGANEATEITFYKPVKIADQEVPAGTYSIYTIPGEENWQLILNKQTTQWGTNYNEELNLLQVPMDVMPAPETIESFSISFVDEIDGGRLFLGWDNVIASIHMDVESD